Part of the Neorhodopirellula lusitana genome is shown below.
GCAGCTTTGACCTGTTGGAACAGAACCTGTTAACCGATCCGCTGGATAGCCAGATCGCTTCATTAACTTCGATTCCGACGCATGGGTTTCGCGAAGACCAGTTTGGCATGTTCCAGGCATTACGATTACTCGCAGGTCATCAAAACGCCACCTGGGACGATCAAAGTGCCGATGTCGTGGACGTCTACAGCAGTCAATTGACGCTGAAGTTACAGCCCGTCGAGGTCGACCACGCGGGCAAAAAATCGTCCAAACCCAAGAAGGCTAGCAGCAAAGCTGAGTCCAATGGAGAGCCTGAGCTCGCCGACCCGCTCGCTGGGCCGGACGACGAGTCCATCGAGGTGCAGTTTCGTCCTCGCCTGGCCGTTGAAGGCATCGATATCGACGTCCATGATTGCGATGTCATTTTCGGTCAAACCAGTCCGGTTGAGCCTGTCATTGTGTTGGCCGATGCAGAAAACGATCGAATCGTTGTTTGCACGCTAGCCGACTCCGCTGCGGGTGGTTTGGTTCAATTCTTGTTGCGAGACGACTTTCGCGACACGATGCTAGACGAAACGTCGGCCGCCAAACTTGCCCTGGCCGCTGGCACGATTGATTCGCTGATTCATGTTTCTTTGCCGCCCCAGTTGGCGGGTCCGATCAAGCCAATTCACAGCGAATTGGTGCTGCAAATGCGGCCTCGGTCGGGTGCCGGCTTGAAAGTAGCTTTGCGAGTCCACGAGCCTCGGTTGCGAGAAGAAATGATCCCGGGTCAGCCACCGGATTTGGCGGCCTGTTTAACCGATCAAGGTCCAGTCCGATTACAACGAAACCTGGACGACGAATCCACTCGGTCGCAAGCCATCATTGAACGCTTTGAACTGGCCAAGTTGGCTGGTGACGGGGATCACGCATGGGTCGCGATGACCGATCATGCGGCTTTGGATCTACTGGGGCGATTGCACGATGCCGGCGAAGAAGCGCCGCAGATCGTGTGGCCGGAAGGTGAAACGTTCCGAGTTCGGGGCGAGATCACACCGAAGTCATTGCGCGTCCAAATCGAAGACTCACCAGATTGGTTTGGTTTGTCCGGTAGCGTGACCATTGATGGGATCGATGTGCCGCTACAGGAATTGTTGGTTGCGGTTCGCGAAGATCGTCAGTTGGTTCGCGTCGGTGATCGCCGGTTTGCCAAAATTAGTGAAGCGTTTCGCCGTCGCCTGACGCAACTTGCTGATACTTTGGTTTCGGAAAAAGGCCAGCTTAAGCTTGCCAGTGCAGCTGTGCCGCTTGCTCAAGAAGTATTGGGCGACGACGTCAGCTTGGAGGCGTCGGCCAAGTGGCATCAAGCGATCGAGCGACTCGATTCGCTCGCGACCTGGAATCCCGATCGTCCTGAAGGATTGGATGCGACGCTTCGTGATTACCAGTTGGATGGTTATCGCTGGTTGTCTCGTTTGAGCCAGTGGGGCGTGGGCGGCGTCCTGGCCGACGACATGGGTTTGGGTAAAACCGTGCAAACGCTTGGTATTCTGATCGACCGGGCGGTGGATGGTCCCTCGTTGGTGATCGCTCCGACCAGTGTGGGCGAAAACTGGGTTCGAGAAGCGGGCAAGTTTGCACCCAGTTTGAATCCGTTGCTCTATCGTGATTGCGACCGAGATGCGGTGATTGCGGCCTCGGGGCCAGGCGACGTGTTGATTGTCAGTTACCAGTTGATGCAGCGAGACGCCAAGCGTTTTGCCACGCGTCCTTGGCACACTTTGGTGCTCGACGAAGCTCAGTTCATCAAGAACTCGCAAACCAAAACCTCGCAAGCGATTCGTTCACTCGAAGCAAATTGGCGATTGGGTCTGTCGGGTACGCCGCTGGAAAATCACCTGGGTGAATTGTGGAGTCTGTTCCGCACGTTGAGCCCCGGTTTGCTGGGTTCTTGGCAGCGATTCCGAACCCGGTTTGCGGAGCCAATTGAACGGCACAACGATCCCGAACGCCGTGAATCATTGGCTCGCTTGGTTCGCCCGTTTGTCCTACGACGAACCAAAGACAAGGTGCTCAAGGAACTTCCACCGCGTACAGAAATTACGCTGCGTGCGGAACTCAGCGATGCCGAACGCAAGCTCTACGAAGAGGCTCGTTTGGCCGCACTCGCCGAGCTGACCCAGGTCGGCGAAGGAGCGAAGCCGCATGAGGGACGCCGGCGAATTCAAACGTTGTCGTGGCTCACTCGATTGCGTCAGTTGGCTTGTCACCCAACCTTGGTCGAGCCGACCTGGAAGGGCACATCCGCGAAGATGGAGTTGTTGCTTTCGTTGATTGACGAGCTTCGTGATGGTGATCACCGGGCATTGGTCTTTAGCCAGTTTGTGAAGCACCTGACGTTGGTCCGAGAAGTTCTGGACAAGCGCGGTATCCCTTACCAGTACTTGGATGGCTCAACGCCTTCGTCGGAACGACAACGGCGCGTCGATGCTTTCCAGAATGGTGAAGGAGACTTGTTCCTGATCTCGCTGAAAGCGGGGGGAACGGGGCTTAACCTAACGGCCGCCGACTACGTCTTGCACTTGGATCCATGGTGGAACCCCGCGGTGGAAGATCAGGCAACCGACCGGGCACACCGGATCGGCCAAGAGCGACCTGTGACGGTTTACCGACTGGTGGCGGAGCGGACGATCGAAGAGCAAATCTTGCAGCTGCATGCGGACAAACGCGAGTTGGTTGCCGGGATTCTCGATGGCACCGACGCGGCTGCGAAGCTGCAAACACAGGACTTGATCGAGTTGATCAAAACCGAGATTTAGGTGAACCGGGGATATCGCTGGACAGTCAAAACGTTGGGGTTGCGTCGCATGATGGTGACGCTGGTTTTCATCCCGAAAGGGATTCAAGCGAGTAGCCGTCGGTAAGCGATAGCGGCACCGACGGACATGTTTTCCGGTGGTGCGCTGCGTTGCAGCGACCACCGGCTACTAACTTGAAACCACATCGTGGTCAATTCAAATAACTGCATCTTCGAAATCAAACGTTCGAAGCAATTGCAGATATTAGTCGTAGGTCGCGAAACGCACCGACGGTAGATCGTTCCCGATTGTTGAAGATACCCCCTGCCCGATTCGAACGAGCGTTTCCGGTCGGATGGACCGATG
Proteins encoded:
- a CDS encoding DEAD/DEAH box helicase; amino-acid sequence: MDWIAEDQLGSLGLLLGEAIERLVDSHDQEFDKQAAMLSVKTPTLTQGDEGVRFEFQVQGNRQRLQSVAIMVEPQIDDEDVGTDAMQLKANCECSCSTHRQGLRCSHTLATGWWLQGQMARRKGNGQLLEFLGGLKADAVAAGKQFVDELLKRAKTARPPVKDVEPTRLQWRLRVNPSSQSTPLTITPFEQRQRKGGKGWTKGREVRSFDLLEQNLLTDPLDSQIASLTSIPTHGFREDQFGMFQALRLLAGHQNATWDDQSADVVDVYSSQLTLKLQPVEVDHAGKKSSKPKKASSKAESNGEPELADPLAGPDDESIEVQFRPRLAVEGIDIDVHDCDVIFGQTSPVEPVIVLADAENDRIVVCTLADSAAGGLVQFLLRDDFRDTMLDETSAAKLALAAGTIDSLIHVSLPPQLAGPIKPIHSELVLQMRPRSGAGLKVALRVHEPRLREEMIPGQPPDLAACLTDQGPVRLQRNLDDESTRSQAIIERFELAKLAGDGDHAWVAMTDHAALDLLGRLHDAGEEAPQIVWPEGETFRVRGEITPKSLRVQIEDSPDWFGLSGSVTIDGIDVPLQELLVAVREDRQLVRVGDRRFAKISEAFRRRLTQLADTLVSEKGQLKLASAAVPLAQEVLGDDVSLEASAKWHQAIERLDSLATWNPDRPEGLDATLRDYQLDGYRWLSRLSQWGVGGVLADDMGLGKTVQTLGILIDRAVDGPSLVIAPTSVGENWVREAGKFAPSLNPLLYRDCDRDAVIAASGPGDVLIVSYQLMQRDAKRFATRPWHTLVLDEAQFIKNSQTKTSQAIRSLEANWRLGLSGTPLENHLGELWSLFRTLSPGLLGSWQRFRTRFAEPIERHNDPERRESLARLVRPFVLRRTKDKVLKELPPRTEITLRAELSDAERKLYEEARLAALAELTQVGEGAKPHEGRRRIQTLSWLTRLRQLACHPTLVEPTWKGTSAKMELLLSLIDELRDGDHRALVFSQFVKHLTLVREVLDKRGIPYQYLDGSTPSSERQRRVDAFQNGEGDLFLISLKAGGTGLNLTAADYVLHLDPWWNPAVEDQATDRAHRIGQERPVTVYRLVAERTIEEQILQLHADKRELVAGILDGTDAAAKLQTQDLIELIKTEI